ATCCGGGTAAAGGTATTTTTTGAATAACAGGCCGAATACCGTATGAACGCAGATCTGGTAGACAACCACCACAAAGACCACCACAAAAAGGTAAAAAAAGACGGCCGTCATGTCGAAATAAATTTTTGAGACGTTCAACAGGTATCCGATGCCGTTGTCCGATGCAATGAACTCACCGATCAGGGCTATCTTGACGGAAAATACCATGCCGGTGGTCAGGTTGCTGCGGATGGTCGGTACCAGAGACGGCAGATACAGGTCCCGCACAATTTCCTTCCACCCGCCGCTGAACGACCGGATCAGTTTTTCCAGCCGGCCGTGTTGTTTCATCAGGCTGCTGCTCGTATGGATCGCCAGAAGCGGCGTTGTCAGGGTAATGATCAGCATGAACGGGGCCATGTTTCCGACGCCGAAAATCAGCAGAAAAATAATGCCGAGAATAGTCCCCGGAAGCACCTGGATGATCAGCATCAGCGTTTCCACGTGACGGCTGATTTTCAGGATATGGGCAGACAGGCCGATCAGGGTTCCGAGCACGATGGCCACCAGAAAACCGCTTGTGATGCGAAGGAAGGTGATGCCAAGGTTGTTCAGAAATTTCCGGTCACAGTAACCGCCGAACTCTCCGATGATATCCACGGGAGACGGCACGGTGCAGGAATCAAAGAAAAGCGCCGTCACGTACCAGCCCGTCAGAAATATTCCCAATGCCACCAGATTATGGCGTATCGGAATAAAAAAAGCATTCAAACGATTCATCCAGGGGTGCTCCTATGGTCTGGTAGTAGGTTGTGATAACGGCTTTGGCCTGTCGGCAGCTCATGGATGTAAATTGCGTGTTCCGGAGTGCCGAAAGCAGTATCCCGGGCGGGCAATTCATCTCGGTCGTCAACTGATGCGCGTATCGTTCTGGATCGCACCGGACCTCCTCGACGGCCTGTGACAGGTGCCGGTTCAATTGATTGATCAGGCTTTTGTGCTCATACGCCCATGAGCGTTTTGTAAAAATACCGATTTGGGGATACCCGTTGCTTCCCCCGGTATATTTCTCCCACAGGTCCCTGTAGCTCAGGGAAATGAAATTTTCCGGAGCGGCAGTGCTCATGGAGGCAAACGGCTCCGGCAGCACGGCGGCAAAAATTCGTTTATTTTCAAGCATTTTCTGAGAAAATGCCGGCTCGCAATAGCCGATCATGATGTCGCGGTTCCACTTAAGCCCTTCTCGCTCGATAAAAATTTTTGTAATTTCCTCGATGGGGCAGCCGCGAAACGGCAGATAAAGGATTTCGCCTGCCAGGTCCCGGAAACCGGAGATTTTGTTTCCTCGGGTAACCAGATAGCTCATGCCCGTAACATACGTGCTGATAATGCATATCGGAATATTTCGGCGAAACAATCTCACCCCCACGGACAGCCCGGTGGACAGAATCCGGACATCGTCTTTTAAAAAAAGGGCATGGGCCTGGGAGTGATTGCTAAAAAAGTGAAAATCCACATTGCCGAGGGATTTGGCTGCCAGAAACAAAGGAATCGACGAGGGCGTCGCCGGCGCAAAGATGCGGATATTTTTGCCAGCGGCAACTTCCGAAGCGTTTAAAAGAAACACCGACATGTAAAACGTCAGGACCAGCGGCAGAATCACACGATATGATGCCCGTAGTCGATTCATTGCATGTTCTCCATCGGATGGCAGAATCGGTCAGACAAGGTTGGATTTGACCTGAACATCGAAAAGGTTGCCGAGTTTTCCGGTCAGTGCACCCAGCTCATCCGTGGTTGCCTCGATGATCAGCGATACGACGCTGATGTTTTTTTCCTTGTAAGGAATGCCCATCCGGCCGATGATGATATGACCGTAAT
The sequence above is drawn from the Desulfobacterales bacterium genome and encodes:
- a CDS encoding iron-only hydrogenase system regulator, translating into MIIGIIIKNRKSTAGRVNEILSDYGHIIIGRMGIPYKEKNISVVSLIIEATTDELGALTGKLGNLFDVQVKSNLV
- a CDS encoding ABC transporter permease subunit, with protein sequence MNRLNAFFIPIRHNLVALGIFLTGWYVTALFFDSCTVPSPVDIIGEFGGYCDRKFLNNLGITFLRITSGFLVAIVLGTLIGLSAHILKISRHVETLMLIIQVLPGTILGIIFLLIFGVGNMAPFMLIITLTTPLLAIHTSSSLMKQHGRLEKLIRSFSGGWKEIVRDLYLPSLVPTIRSNLTTGMVFSVKIALIGEFIASDNGIGYLLNVSKIYFDMTAVFFYLFVVVFVVVVYQICVHTVFGLLFKKYLYPD